From the genome of Bacteroides sp. MSB163, one region includes:
- a CDS encoding acyl-CoA thioesterase, which yields MEEIQFNHTLPIQLRFNDVDKFGHVNNTVYFSFYDLGKTEYFASVCPDVDWEKDGIVVVHIEANFLAQIYGSDHIAVQTAVTEIGTKSFHLAQRVIDTETQEIKCICTSVMVTFDLEKHESKPLEEEWIQAICKYEGRDLRKKK from the coding sequence ATGGAAGAAATTCAATTTAACCACACCCTGCCCATACAACTACGATTTAATGATGTCGATAAGTTCGGCCATGTGAACAATACGGTTTATTTCTCTTTCTATGATTTGGGAAAAACCGAGTATTTTGCCTCCGTATGTCCGGACGTCGATTGGGAGAAAGACGGCATTGTCGTCGTACACATAGAAGCGAACTTCCTTGCACAGATTTATGGCTCGGATCATATCGCAGTACAAACTGCCGTTACTGAAATCGGCACCAAAAGTTTTCACCTCGCCCAGCGGGTGATTGATACGGAAACACAGGAGATCAAGTGCATATGTACCTCTGTGATGGTAACTTTTGATTTAGAAAAACATGAATCTAAACCTCTGGAAGAAGAATGGATTCAGGCAATCTGTAAATACGAAGGAAGGGATTTGAGAAAGAAAAAATAA
- a CDS encoding DUF2809 domain-containing protein, which translates to MDNRNDTFIGSRWFYAICFAGLFVVETLIALFVRDAFIRPYMGDVLVVILVYCFVRIFITRPLRWLPLWIFLFACCIETLQYLQLVTLLGLQNCTLARVVLGTSFSWWDIVCYAVGCLPLLFIRR; encoded by the coding sequence ATGGATAATAGAAATGATACATTTATTGGTAGCCGTTGGTTTTACGCAATTTGTTTTGCAGGGTTGTTTGTGGTCGAAACATTAATAGCCCTTTTTGTGCGTGACGCATTCATACGTCCCTATATGGGAGATGTATTGGTGGTAATACTCGTATATTGCTTTGTGCGTATATTTATTACCCGTCCATTGCGATGGCTGCCACTATGGATATTCCTGTTTGCTTGTTGTATTGAAACGTTACAGTATCTGCAATTGGTTACTTTATTGGGGTTGCAAAATTGTACGCTGGCAAGGGTAGTATTGGGTACGTCATTTTCATGGTGGGATATTGTTTGCTATGCTGTTGGGTGTCTGCCTTTACTTTTTATCAGGCGGTAA
- a CDS encoding ATP-dependent Clp protease adaptor ClpS, whose product MEQQQSSFKEKERTDLREPQHFKVIIYNDDFTTMEFVVKILTTVFFKSAAEAEMLMLQVHKSQSAVVGIYTYDIAQSKVQKATRMAREENFPLRLTIAPEEE is encoded by the coding sequence ATGGAACAGCAACAATCATCTTTCAAAGAAAAGGAACGTACAGACCTGCGCGAACCGCAGCACTTCAAGGTGATCATCTATAACGATGACTTCACCACGATGGAGTTTGTCGTCAAGATACTTACCACCGTATTCTTTAAATCGGCAGCAGAAGCGGAAATGCTGATGTTACAGGTACACAAAAGTCAATCAGCAGTGGTGGGCATCTATACATACGACATTGCACAATCGAAGGTACAGAAAGCCACCCGCATGGCACGCGAAGAGAATTTTCCACTCCGGCTCACCATTGCACCGGAAGAAGAATAA
- the rpe gene encoding ribulose-phosphate 3-epimerase — protein MKPIIAPSILSADFAYLAKDLEMVNRSEADWVHIDVMDGVFVPNISFGFPVLKYVAKLSKKPLDVHLMIVQPEKFINEVKALGAHTMNVHFEACPHLHRVVQQIREAGMQPAVTLNPATPVAMLKDIIQDVYMVLLMSVNPGFGGQKFIEHTVEKVRELRTLIDSTGSKALIEVDGGVNLETGARLIAAGADALVAGSAVFAAPDPEGMIHSLKDL, from the coding sequence ATGAAACCAATCATAGCTCCCTCTATCTTGTCCGCAGATTTTGCTTATCTGGCAAAGGACTTGGAAATGGTGAACCGCAGTGAAGCCGACTGGGTCCACATTGACGTTATGGACGGTGTATTCGTTCCTAATATATCTTTCGGTTTCCCGGTATTGAAGTATGTGGCAAAACTGTCAAAGAAGCCTTTGGATGTACATCTGATGATTGTGCAACCTGAGAAGTTTATTAATGAGGTGAAAGCATTGGGTGCGCACACCATGAATGTACATTTCGAAGCTTGTCCGCATTTGCATCGGGTGGTGCAACAAATACGTGAAGCGGGTATGCAGCCCGCGGTTACACTGAATCCGGCTACCCCTGTAGCGATGTTGAAAGATATTATCCAAGATGTATATATGGTGCTGCTGATGAGTGTGAATCCCGGTTTTGGCGGACAAAAATTTATCGAACATACAGTTGAGAAAGTACGGGAATTGCGTACTCTGATAGACAGTACCGGTTCGAAAGCATTGATAGAAGTGGATGGTGGCGTGAATTTGGAGACAGGTGCCCGCCTGATAGCTGCCGGTGCAGATGCATTGGTTGCAGGTAGTGCCGTGTTTGCAGCTCCTGATCCTGAAGGCATGATACATTCGCTGAAGGATCTTTAA
- a CDS encoding RNA polymerase sigma factor, with product MKVQTNAADETLVALYAQGNNEAFDILLNRYKDRLYTYIYYTVRNEELAEDIFQETFTKAIVTIQQGRYNENGKFPAWLTRIAHNLIIDCFRQEKQENIVSCDEEERNLLNNIRLSEGTVEAEIVNHQILADVRRLMKHLPDEQREVVHMRFYQDLSFKEIAEMTGVSINTSLGRMRYAILNLRRMAEKHGIVLTMD from the coding sequence ATGAAAGTACAAACAAATGCTGCTGACGAAACGTTAGTGGCCCTTTATGCACAAGGCAATAACGAGGCATTCGATATTCTGTTGAACCGCTATAAAGACCGTCTTTATACGTACATCTATTATACGGTGCGCAATGAAGAGTTGGCGGAAGACATATTTCAGGAAACTTTCACAAAAGCCATTGTCACCATTCAGCAGGGACGTTACAATGAAAACGGTAAGTTCCCGGCTTGGTTGACTCGTATCGCGCATAATCTTATTATCGACTGTTTTCGTCAGGAAAAACAGGAAAACATAGTGTCTTGTGATGAAGAAGAACGGAATTTACTGAATAATATCCGTCTGTCTGAAGGAACGGTTGAAGCTGAAATAGTGAACCACCAGATTCTTGCGGATGTACGTCGCCTGATGAAACATCTGCCGGACGAACAACGGGAAGTAGTACACATGCGCTTTTATCAAGACCTCAGTTTCAAGGAGATAGCAGAAATGACGGGAGTCAGCATCAATACCTCTTTAGGACGGATGCGTTATGCTATTTTGAACCTGCGCCGGATGGCGGAGAAGCATGGAATCGTGCTGACGATGGATTGA
- a CDS encoding BF3164 family lipoprotein has protein sequence MKRIRGIFCFVMLFIVCISCREKYDDGKYFNGDIQKVEDNSGTVKKVTLNNVILHGANYGYIAVYDSLMFFLNPKLPDHFYNIFNINTGEEIGTFCSKGGGPKEAAAFGPISQFFKIGNELQTLLFAPNEEKLVIWNITQSIKQGITVIDKIIPYAWRDANGGACYNEMYLQDDSILLARVDPFPLSDEESTLLFYQKRTLDTNKALKNYSIYKQTIKNEEASIVSEAFFTSADAFKPDGTKAVQVMGHLPQLNVLDFETGQVVGYRMEGGDDFSIFQGKKNIKNYYVEVQADDNYIYALYWGKDRWGMHEIPYVNTIHVFDWHGKLIQKLETDYDIDKMFLDTVRNRLYVTRPKSDDVYYLDLDEVFN, from the coding sequence ATGAAAAGAATTAGAGGTATATTTTGTTTTGTGATGTTGTTTATTGTTTGCATAAGTTGTCGTGAGAAATATGATGATGGCAAATATTTTAATGGCGATATCCAAAAAGTCGAAGATAATAGTGGAACAGTGAAAAAAGTCACTTTAAATAATGTTATATTGCATGGTGCAAACTATGGCTATATTGCAGTCTATGATTCACTGATGTTTTTTTTGAATCCCAAATTACCGGATCATTTTTATAATATATTCAATATAAATACCGGAGAGGAGATTGGAACCTTTTGTAGTAAAGGAGGTGGTCCTAAGGAGGCTGCTGCTTTTGGACCTATTTCACAATTCTTTAAAATAGGAAATGAATTGCAGACTTTATTATTCGCTCCTAATGAAGAAAAATTAGTTATTTGGAATATAACTCAATCTATTAAGCAGGGTATTACTGTCATAGATAAGATTATTCCGTATGCTTGGAGAGATGCGAATGGGGGAGCATGTTATAATGAGATGTACCTTCAAGATGACAGTATATTATTGGCTAGGGTAGATCCTTTCCCTTTAAGTGATGAAGAATCTACTTTACTGTTTTATCAAAAACGGACGCTTGATACTAATAAGGCGTTAAAGAACTATTCAATTTATAAGCAAACAATAAAAAATGAGGAAGCTTCCATTGTATCCGAAGCTTTTTTTACTTCTGCTGATGCCTTTAAACCGGATGGGACTAAGGCTGTGCAAGTGATGGGGCACCTTCCGCAATTGAATGTTTTAGATTTTGAGACTGGACAGGTCGTGGGATATCGTATGGAAGGGGGAGATGACTTTTCAATCTTTCAGGGAAAGAAAAATATAAAAAATTATTATGTAGAAGTGCAGGCTGATGATAATTATATCTATGCATTGTATTGGGGAAAGGACAGATGGGGAATGCATGAGATTCCGTATGTCAATACTATTCATGTTTTTGACTGGCATGGTAAATTAATACAGAAGTTGGAGACGGATTATGATATTGATAAAATGTTTTTGGATACAGTTAGAAACAGATTGTATGTAACAAGACCAAAGTCTGATGATGTGTATTATTTAGATTTAGATGAGGTCTTTAATTAG
- a CDS encoding L-threonylcarbamoyladenylate synthase, which translates to MIEDIKKACQVMNEGGVILYPTDTIWGIGCDATNEEAVRRVYEIKQRSDSKAMLVLVDSPVKVDFYVQDVPEVAWDLIEVADKPLTIIYSGARNLAPNLIAEDGSVGIRVTNEEFSKRLCQQFRKAIVSTSANISGQPSPANYSEITEELKSMVDYVVGYRREEMGHPKPSSIIKLDKGGVIKIIRE; encoded by the coding sequence ATGATAGAAGATATTAAAAAAGCCTGTCAAGTGATGAACGAAGGCGGAGTCATTCTGTACCCCACCGACACCATTTGGGGAATAGGTTGTGACGCCACCAACGAAGAAGCTGTGCGGCGTGTGTATGAGATTAAGCAGCGCTCGGACAGTAAGGCGATGCTTGTATTGGTAGATTCTCCTGTAAAGGTAGACTTCTATGTGCAGGATGTGCCTGAAGTGGCATGGGATTTGATTGAAGTGGCAGATAAACCGTTGACGATCATCTACTCCGGTGCGCGAAACCTGGCACCTAACCTGATTGCCGAAGATGGTAGCGTGGGTATCCGGGTAACGAATGAAGAATTCTCAAAACGGCTTTGTCAACAGTTCCGTAAGGCGATTGTTTCTACATCGGCCAATATCAGCGGACAACCTTCGCCGGCAAATTACAGTGAGATCACAGAAGAACTTAAGTCCATGGTCGATTACGTAGTGGGCTATCGACGGGAAGAAATGGGACATCCAAAACCATCTAGTATCATAAAACTGGATAAGGGTGGTGTTATAAAAATTATCCGGGAATAA
- a CDS encoding ComEC/Rec2 family competence protein, translated as MPFAGGIVCGDAHFFWQRAELSLNIPAEASCPFSNLFPAWICLAGFLLLFLTYFLSDKYRIHWLYGVSVFLCCFGLGAGMTEEYLHRTDFPFSDEAAVYQVILQEKPEMKERSVLCHVQLEGKVNDEDLQKSEYGHTFLFYFPRDSATVALKRGDRLWVHTRIAPPVNNGNPDEFDYVRYLTRKAGTGTAYIPAGHWRIIGHDASRSLQQIALDYREKVVELYHRLGFQGDNLAVLSALTVGDKENLSEDIRETYSIAGASHVLALSGLHIGLLSTLFLFFFSFLWKRWTAFKPLGFFLVILFLWAFAFLTGLSSSVVRSVIMFSLLAVSRLQSEKLLSLNTLAATAFLMLLYNPLWLFDVGFQLSFVAVVSILLIQPKLYSLLSVKRCIPRYVWGLLTVSVAAQIGTAPLVIFYFSRFSTHFLLTNLWVIPMVTLILYSAVLMLVLTSFPFLQSGCALVVDALLSAQNKVLCWIEELPMSSIDRLWIDHWEIMLFYLFLLLLLRSLAIRTARSISFPLCCLLLLITYHTISVSLSSPQRGIVFYNVRGCPAVHCVANSGESWLAYADSVPDTSRLHRALVPYWNRQHLSIPNALPADYSTSGLAFHNHIVSYAGRRVCLLHDARWKNKISKHPLQIDYLYISKGYNGRIEELTSLFRIRTVVLDVSLSDYRSDILKNDCCRLAIPCIALKERGALCIHL; from the coding sequence ATGCCGTTTGCAGGCGGTATTGTATGTGGAGATGCGCACTTCTTCTGGCAGCGGGCGGAACTTTCCTTAAATATTCCGGCAGAGGCATCCTGTCCGTTTTCCAATCTTTTTCCTGCTTGGATTTGTCTGGCAGGTTTCTTGTTACTATTTCTGACTTATTTCCTTTCTGATAAATATCGTATTCATTGGCTGTATGGAGTTTCCGTCTTTCTCTGTTGTTTCGGATTAGGCGCCGGTATGACGGAAGAATATTTGCATCGTACGGATTTTCCTTTTTCCGATGAGGCGGCAGTCTATCAGGTGATTCTTCAGGAAAAGCCGGAAATGAAAGAACGAAGCGTGTTATGTCATGTCCAATTAGAGGGAAAAGTGAATGATGAGGATTTGCAGAAAAGTGAATATGGACATACATTTTTATTCTATTTCCCGAGAGATTCCGCTACTGTTGCATTAAAGAGGGGAGATAGATTATGGGTACATACTCGTATTGCCCCTCCTGTCAATAATGGGAATCCTGACGAATTTGATTATGTACGTTATCTTACTCGTAAAGCTGGCACCGGCACAGCGTATATCCCTGCCGGACATTGGCGGATAATAGGTCATGATGCTTCCCGCTCCCTTCAGCAAATAGCTTTGGACTATCGGGAAAAAGTGGTGGAACTATATCATCGTTTAGGTTTTCAGGGAGATAATCTTGCAGTACTTTCGGCTCTTACGGTGGGAGATAAGGAGAATTTGAGCGAGGATATACGGGAAACTTATTCAATTGCTGGCGCCAGTCATGTACTGGCACTTTCAGGACTTCATATAGGCTTGCTTTCTACTTTATTTTTGTTTTTCTTCTCCTTTTTGTGGAAGCGGTGGACTGCTTTTAAACCCTTGGGATTTTTTCTGGTTATTCTCTTTTTGTGGGCATTCGCTTTTCTTACGGGATTATCTTCTTCTGTGGTACGATCCGTAATCATGTTCTCTCTGCTGGCTGTATCCCGTTTACAATCTGAGAAATTGTTATCGTTGAATACACTGGCGGCTACTGCCTTTTTAATGTTACTTTATAATCCACTTTGGCTTTTTGATGTGGGGTTTCAATTGTCTTTTGTAGCGGTAGTTTCTATTTTGTTGATACAGCCCAAACTTTATAGCCTGCTCTCTGTCAAGCGTTGCATTCCTCGTTATGTTTGGGGATTGCTGACGGTTTCCGTTGCTGCGCAAATCGGTACGGCTCCTTTAGTTATATTCTATTTCTCCCGTTTCTCTACTCATTTTCTGCTGACAAATCTGTGGGTGATTCCTATGGTGACATTGATTTTGTATTCTGCGGTTCTTATGCTTGTCCTGACTTCTTTTCCTTTCCTACAATCTGGCTGTGCTTTAGTGGTCGATGCTCTGTTAAGTGCTCAGAACAAAGTTCTCTGCTGGATAGAAGAACTGCCAATGTCCTCTATAGATCGGCTTTGGATAGATCATTGGGAGATTATGCTGTTTTATCTTTTTCTATTATTGCTGCTTCGGAGTTTGGCTATCCGAACTGCTCGCAGCATATCCTTTCCGCTTTGCTGCCTGTTGTTGCTGATCACTTATCATACGATTTCCGTCAGCCTGTCTTCTCCTCAGCGCGGCATTGTTTTTTATAATGTCCGTGGCTGTCCTGCCGTCCATTGCGTTGCTAATAGTGGAGAATCCTGGTTGGCTTATGCTGATAGTGTGCCGGATACTTCCCGTTTGCACCGTGCACTCGTACCTTATTGGAATCGTCAGCATCTCTCTATTCCCAATGCTTTGCCTGCTGATTATTCTACTTCCGGTCTGGCTTTTCATAATCACATTGTTTCCTATGCGGGCAGGCGGGTTTGCCTGCTCCATGATGCCCGCTGGAAAAATAAGATTTCAAAGCACCCTTTACAGATCGATTATTTATACATTTCCAAAGGCTACAATGGTCGTATTGAAGAATTGACTTCTTTGTTCCGCATCCGAACCGTTGTTTTGGATGTTTCTCTCTCAGACTATCGTAGTGATATTCTTAAAAATGATTGTTGCCGTTTAGCTATTCCTTGTATAGCTTTGAAGGAGAGAGGAGCGCTTTGTATCCATTTGTAG
- a CDS encoding chloride channel protein yields MEKEKRSLFQRFLLWREKNIKEKQFILILSFLVGIFTAITALILKMLIHWIQNFLTNNFNTTEANYLYLVYPVVGIFLAGLFVRYVVKDDISHGVTKILYAISRRQGRIKRHNTWSSVIASSITIGFGGSVGAEAPIVLTGSAIGSNLGSIFKMEHRTLMLLVGCGAAGAIAGIFKAPIAGLVFTLEVLMIDLTMTSLLPLLISAVTAATVSYITTGTEAMFKFHLDQAFEMERIPYVIMLGIFCGLVSLYFTRAMNSVEGLFGKLKGPYQKLALGGVMLSILIFLFPPLYGEGYDTIELLLNGTSNADWDTVMNNSFFYGHGNLLLLYLMLIILFKVFASSATNGGGGCGGIFAPSLYLGCIAGFVFAFFSNKFDFSYYLPEKNFALMGMAGVMSGVMHAPLTGVFLIAELTGGYDLFLPLMIVAASSYLTIIVFEPHSIYSMRLAKKGELLTHHKDKAVLTLMKVENVVEKDFVVVHPEMDLGELVKAISASRRNIFPVTDKSGILIGIVTLDDIRNIMFRQELYHRFTVGKLMTAIPARLYDTDSMEQVMRTFDDTKAWNLPVVDEEGHYLGFVSKSKIFNSYRQVLVHFSED; encoded by the coding sequence ATGGAAAAAGAGAAGAGAAGTTTGTTTCAGCGTTTCCTTTTATGGCGTGAAAAGAATATTAAGGAAAAACAGTTTATCTTGATACTCAGTTTTCTGGTAGGTATCTTTACGGCTATTACGGCTTTGATACTGAAGATGCTGATACACTGGATACAGAATTTCCTGACGAACAATTTCAATACGACGGAGGCCAACTACCTTTATCTGGTTTATCCGGTAGTGGGTATTTTTCTGGCAGGATTGTTTGTACGCTATGTGGTGAAGGATGATATCAGTCATGGGGTTACTAAAATTCTCTATGCGATTTCCCGCCGGCAAGGACGGATTAAGCGGCACAATACATGGTCGTCTGTGATTGCCAGTTCCATAACCATTGGTTTCGGTGGTTCGGTAGGAGCAGAGGCGCCTATCGTATTGACAGGGTCCGCTATTGGCTCCAATCTGGGAAGTATTTTTAAGATGGAGCACCGCACACTGATGCTTTTGGTAGGCTGTGGTGCTGCCGGTGCTATTGCTGGTATCTTCAAGGCGCCTATTGCAGGACTGGTGTTTACACTGGAAGTACTGATGATAGACCTGACTATGACTTCTCTGCTTCCGTTGTTGATTTCTGCAGTGACGGCTGCTACAGTGTCCTATATTACTACCGGAACAGAAGCAATGTTTAAATTCCACCTTGACCAGGCATTTGAAATGGAACGTATTCCTTACGTTATCATGCTGGGGATATTTTGCGGACTGGTTTCGCTCTATTTTACCCGTGCAATGAACTCTGTGGAAGGTTTGTTTGGCAAGTTGAAAGGCCCTTACCAGAAGTTGGCTTTGGGTGGTGTCATGTTGAGTATCTTGATATTTCTTTTCCCGCCGCTCTACGGTGAAGGCTATGATACCATCGAACTGTTGCTGAACGGTACTTCCAATGCCGATTGGGATACGGTGATGAACAATTCCTTTTTCTACGGACATGGAAATTTATTGTTACTCTATTTGATGCTCATCATCTTGTTTAAGGTGTTTGCGTCCAGTGCGACAAATGGTGGCGGTGGTTGTGGTGGTATCTTTGCACCTTCTTTGTATTTGGGATGTATCGCTGGTTTTGTCTTCGCTTTTTTCAGTAATAAGTTTGATTTCTCTTATTATCTGCCCGAAAAGAATTTTGCCCTGATGGGCATGGCGGGTGTGATGAGCGGTGTCATGCATGCCCCGTTGACCGGAGTCTTCCTGATAGCCGAACTGACGGGTGGATATGACCTTTTCCTCCCGCTGATGATTGTAGCAGCCAGTTCTTATCTGACAATTATTGTTTTCGAACCTCATAGTATTTACTCCATGCGTTTGGCTAAGAAGGGAGAATTGCTGACTCACCATAAAGATAAAGCAGTACTTACTCTGATGAAGGTGGAAAATGTGGTGGAGAAAGATTTTGTAGTGGTTCATCCGGAGATGGATTTGGGGGAATTGGTGAAAGCGATTTCAGCCTCACGGCGTAATATATTCCCGGTAACGGATAAGAGCGGAATACTGATTGGTATTGTTACTTTAGACGATATCCGGAATATCATGTTCCGGCAGGAGTTGTATCATCGTTTTACGGTAGGCAAGCTGATGACGGCTATTCCGGCACGCCTTTATGACACGGATAGTATGGAACAGGTGATGCGCACGTTTGATGATACGAAAGCATGGAACCTTCCTGTGGTAGATGAAGAAGGGCACTATCTGGGGTTTGTTTCCAAATCGAAGATATTCAATTCATACCGTCAGGTACTGGTTCATTTCTCTGAAGATTAA
- the fmt gene encoding methionyl-tRNA formyltransferase: MMKKEDLRIVYMGTPDFAVESLRCLVEGGYNVVGVITMPDKPAGRGHKLQFSPVKQYALEQNLPLLQPEKLKDEAFVEALREWKADLQIVVAFRMLPEVVWNMPRLGTFNLHASLLPQYRGAAPINWAVINGDTETGITTFFLRHEIDTGEVIQQVRIPIADTDDVGIVHDKLMMLGGKLVTETVDAILNDAVKPIPQEEMAVVGELRPAPKIFKDTCRIDWNQPVKRIYDFIRGLSPYPAAWAELVQPDGEVVVMKIFETEKIIQSHQLTPGTLLTDGKTYIHVAADDGFIGIRALQLPGKKRLKTDELLRGFRLTEEFRVK, translated from the coding sequence ATGATGAAGAAAGAAGATTTGCGAATAGTTTATATGGGGACTCCGGATTTTGCAGTGGAGTCTCTGCGGTGTTTAGTAGAAGGTGGATATAATGTAGTAGGTGTCATCACCATGCCTGATAAACCGGCAGGGCGAGGACATAAACTTCAGTTTTCTCCGGTGAAACAGTATGCGCTGGAACAGAATCTTCCTTTGTTGCAACCGGAAAAGTTGAAAGATGAGGCTTTTGTTGAGGCTCTGCGTGAGTGGAAGGCCGATTTGCAGATAGTAGTTGCTTTCCGTATGCTGCCCGAAGTGGTATGGAATATGCCACGTTTGGGAACCTTCAATCTTCATGCTTCTCTTTTGCCTCAATACCGGGGAGCCGCTCCTATTAACTGGGCGGTAATCAATGGTGATACGGAAACAGGTATCACAACTTTCTTCCTGCGTCATGAAATCGATACGGGTGAAGTGATTCAGCAAGTTCGTATTCCTATCGCAGATACGGATGATGTGGGCATTGTGCATGATAAGCTAATGATGCTTGGTGGAAAACTGGTGACTGAAACAGTAGATGCGATCCTGAATGATGCAGTGAAACCTATTCCACAGGAAGAAATGGCAGTTGTAGGCGAATTACGCCCTGCACCGAAGATTTTTAAAGATACCTGTCGTATTGATTGGAATCAGCCAGTGAAACGTATTTATGATTTTATTCGCGGTCTGTCTCCTTATCCTGCCGCCTGGGCGGAATTAGTTCAACCTGATGGAGAGGTGGTAGTTATGAAGATATTTGAGACAGAAAAAATAATCCAATCTCACCAGTTGACTCCCGGAACTTTGCTGACAGATGGTAAGACTTATATCCATGTAGCTGCTGATGATGGTTTTATCGGCATACGTGCTTTGCAACTTCCCGGTAAGAAACGCTTGAAGACAGATGAACTTTTGCGTGGATTCCGGTTGACGGAAGAATTCAGAGTGAAATAG
- a CDS encoding 6-bladed beta-propeller — protein MRTLTLLMALILGLLTTPGEENSGLTKENGYVINLDRAEKLEKKTYSSLFSKAGIIVLEDTDESLLGKVDKLEVCDNNLYVLEKGRGLFLFNKQGKFIKMIGRKGKGPGEYIDPGDISVDRENKKIYVLDSQTQNVLKYSSNGTFESSFKLENKGTRSTFIQPFKNALYTNLYTFDESGKRFLLSKVDVTNGKRISFQFEASQYNKGWNELFSTDQHTFISGPTGNPKFMQIFMDTIFEITSKGIKPYITLQSKKLVTKEYLETLIAENDMSKSVRVSKIYDRLMKTDKIYNVFDYWETGKYIHFSYHVGFYGYSILYKKEENKAYVMSGITDDLLYTDKAGTLLISKLYSFDEDRVYCIGMNDGFTKDIFLENMKKGGINPRIEGADKLQTLTEDSNPIIIYYEFKK, from the coding sequence ATGAGAACACTTACACTGTTAATGGCATTAATACTGGGATTATTGACTACTCCTGGTGAAGAGAATAGCGGTTTAACAAAGGAAAATGGCTATGTGATTAATTTGGATCGTGCTGAAAAGTTGGAGAAGAAGACTTATTCATCTTTATTCAGCAAGGCGGGAATCATTGTATTGGAAGATACGGATGAATCATTATTAGGAAAAGTTGATAAGTTAGAAGTCTGCGATAATAATTTGTATGTATTGGAAAAAGGCAGAGGGCTTTTTCTGTTTAATAAGCAGGGTAAATTTATAAAGATGATAGGGCGTAAGGGGAAAGGACCCGGTGAATACATTGATCCGGGTGATATAAGTGTCGACAGGGAAAATAAGAAAATATATGTACTGGACTCCCAAACTCAGAATGTATTGAAGTATAGTAGTAATGGAACTTTTGAAAGTTCATTTAAACTGGAAAATAAAGGTACAAGATCCACTTTTATTCAACCTTTTAAGAATGCGCTGTATACAAATCTGTATACATTTGATGAATCCGGGAAACGATTTCTTTTGAGTAAAGTGGACGTTACTAATGGAAAAAGAATTTCTTTTCAATTCGAGGCTTCTCAGTATAATAAGGGTTGGAATGAACTATTCAGTACTGATCAACATACCTTTATCTCCGGTCCTACCGGAAATCCCAAGTTTATGCAGATCTTCATGGATACAATATTTGAAATAACTTCCAAAGGAATAAAGCCGTATATTACTTTGCAAAGTAAAAAGCTTGTGACAAAGGAATATTTGGAAACTTTGATAGCAGAGAATGATATGTCGAAATCTGTAAGAGTGTCAAAAATATACGATAGATTGATGAAAACCGATAAGATATATAATGTATTTGATTATTGGGAAACCGGTAAATATATTCATTTCAGCTATCATGTAGGCTTTTATGGTTATTCCATTCTTTATAAGAAAGAAGAGAATAAAGCTTATGTTATGTCAGGTATAACTGACGATTTGCTTTATACGGATAAAGCAGGCACATTGTTAATTTCCAAACTGTATTCATTTGATGAGGACCGGGTATATTGCATTGGCATGAATGACGGTTTCACCAAGGATATCTTTTTAGAAAATATGAAGAAAGGCGGAATAAACCCTCGTATAGAAGGGGCCGATAAATTGCAGACCTTGACGGAAGATTCAAATCCGATTATTATATATTATGAGTTTAAGAAATGA